The Elaeis guineensis isolate ETL-2024a chromosome 14, EG11, whole genome shotgun sequence genomic sequence CTACAAAGAAATTATACTAAAAGAAGTTTAAGATAAAAACCTAAAATACAATATGAATTATAAATGGAACTCTTACATCCTCCAATTTTGTCTATGTTCCACAAAGCTGTAACATTGTTGCTTTTCCCCAGAGATGGTAGATGTGCTGAATGTTGTTAATTTGGAGAGATGTTTCCCACAATACAAAAATGTTGCATATAGTGCTTAGTGACTGTTTTCTCTCTCATTTGGGCATGTGAACCAGTGTGCAAATCATGCGATCAGTTTTATGGAACTTATCTTTTAGAAGCCTTAATGACTTCGTGCATATTTTTACAATTCatgcatattttttaatttctttatccTTTATTTCCAGAttcttcttttaaaaagaaaaaaataaaaccctGTCTCTCTGTTTTCTATGTAGTGATTTTATTTCTGATGTTATGGTgatcttttctttctagctaagaAGGGGTGCTGATAGAGCAGAGATTTACAGCCTGGCCTTCTCCGCTAACATGCAGTGGTTAGCAGTCTCTAGTGACAAAGGAACAGTTCATGTATTCGGCCTCAAGGTAAATTTGGGATTGACAGGCAATGATAGGCCACGCCCTGCACCAGAGCCAAATGCCCCAGCTATCGCCTCATCCCTCTCTTTCATTAAAGGTAACCTCATTTAACTTGCAAAATTTGTAATTACATCTAGATATAATTTATGCAACAGGAAACCATCCGAGCTTAGTTCTTAAACTTATAAGAGATATTGTGATATTGGTTGGCTTTCCATCCAAGTTATCTTTTGTAGTGTTCACTACTTCAATATTCTCTACTGTTCTGCTGGAGTTTTTGTCTCCCTTCTCTTTTAATTGCACAATGCTGGATGAGATAGCCCATATTTTATCAGCAAAGAATATTCTCTGCCTGTATGGGCTAacaatttattttcataaaaaaggaTCATTCCATTGGTTCATCTTCGATAAGTGTAAAGGAAAGTAAAgatcaatgaatacctatattaTTACTTTTGTCATAGTGAACAGACAACTGACTTGTTGAAAATATCCTTTTTCAATTTTATATTGGAAAACTGTATTCAAGATTTTATCTTGACTTCATGAATAAGTATGGTTATGAATTTTGTGGACTTGTGGATGGTAAGCCAGTTAATTGGTTGGATTTTGACATCAGTCTAGTCCAGATACGGTACGATATATCTAATATGATAATTGTTTTTTACTTGGGGATCCATAAAAATTCAAATCCTATTGCCTGAAGGACCTAATCCAAATTGTGCATAATAATTATTATAGATGTTATTGTATATAATGTAGTCCTACATATTTCATATAGGTATTTCACTTGCATGATGCCGCCATGCACTCCCATTTTCATCTTCTAAGCAATCCTACCCTCTCATTCCCACCAAGCCAACTGGAGCTTTGGGCTGCTTAGATTTGGTTGGTTATAAGAAAGTGATAATCAAACctaggttttaaatcccatgggccAAAGGTATCTTAGTTTCTCTATGGAATGGGATGCCCCGCTGTCTCATCTCATCCTGATAGCAGTTTCGGTGATGCATCCTGATCTCCATCTTTCTCTCCTTCTGTCATTTCTTCcttgtcttttttcttttttctttcttccttttttctttattttcctctactttcctttcctttcctttttgtttctttttcttctcctttcctttattttttttttctatttttcttcttctttcttttcatttttttcatttcttcaactttctttcttctttcttcttctctccccacgTGGATAAGTTTTGGAGTCCTGAACTCATCTCGATCCCATTTTTTCATAAGAACGGGATGGGATGGTCGGGCCGCCTCTTGTCCATCGAGACGTAAATCCTTGAATCAAACTCAAGCCAAGCTGCAGCCATGCTTGATCCTAAATATTAAAGCATTGTTGACTTCCTAGTTGGACAAGTTTGAATGAGCCTATTGTTAAGTTTGTTTTTGCAAGCCTAAAATATTTAAGCTGGACTTATATACGACTTGAGCTTTAAATGAGGCTTAAGCTTGAGCTTGTCTTGCTTGTTTATTGAATGAGCTCAACCAAGCCCTATCATTTTGATCTAAGCCTCAGTTGTTCATGATCAGTTTGGTTCATTTCCATCCTTCAGTAATGAGTCCCCTCATCaaaccccaccaaaaaaaaaaaaaaaatcccacccaCAACAATGGGAGGGAGGAACACTCTTCTTTCTTCTAGCCTCCAGATTATCAGATTATCTGGTAGCAGGGATTTTAGTTAATGGATCACCAATAGTAGTGCAAATGAGTCGAGCTGCTCATGAGCTACTTGAGTAGAATCCAAGCTCAACTTGACCCGACTACTATCGAGCTCGAATAGCTTAAATAATTTTTCGAGTCGAGCTCGATTAGTAAGATACTCGGCTCGAAAGCTCGCAAATCTACTcgagtttatatatatttttaataatattatttttatttataatatatatgtattaatatattttatgagtAGGTTAAGGCTCGAATTCAAGCTCGAGCTCGAGCTTGAATATGGCTCAACTAATATTTGAGTAGTATCGAGTCGAGCTTGAGTATTGCCTTTTTCTATCGAGCCAAGCTCAAGCTTGAGATCAGGGTTTTAAAAACCATGTCGAACCGTCTAGTACAACCATACCAAGTCGGATCAATGGAGAACCGGGACGGTTCCAGCGTTTAAATCGGTTCTCAGAGGgatggagaagaaagagaggaagagaggggggagagaaggagaggaaaAGGAAGAAAGGGCCTCCAGCGACCATCGGATGCCGTCCGACATCTTGCCGAGGTTGGTACGCATGgagggagaaaaggagagagtgaGAGGTCCCTACGGGGCCTCCGGAGGCCGtcgaaggcctccagatggaTGGTGCCTTTGTCGTGAGATCTCCAATGGTCGGCAAGCCCACGTCGATGGGCCTGAGGGCGATTGAGTTGGAGGAAGGCCTCCGCAGCTCCGCCCCCTTCATTTTTGAAATAGGGGTTCGCCCCTgtttcggttttttttttttttgattttaacgtGTGAAGTCGGCAATCTAGGTGCCGACTTcacgaatttttttttctaaaatttcatttgAAGTCGGCAAATCATTTGCCGATTTCATCcggatatttttttaaagaaaaaggtgaagtcAGCAACACTATTGCTGACTTCGTctgttaaaaatcaaaaataaaaaccgaAACAAGGACGAATCCTTGTTTCAAATTGACCTCGACCATCCTCCGTAGCCCTCGGCCGCCCTCCGCTCCCTCTGCGTTGCCTCGTTGGCTGTCAGAGAGCTCTCCGATGGCATCTCttcctttccttctccctctctttctcccccctctctcttcctctttttcttctccctctctcttctctggCCCATCGGTTCACGCCAGTCTGGTCCGATCCAGTATGGACCTGTACCGAGCCGTACCGCCGGCCAGTCGGCACGGGCTCCGGTACCGAGTTCGCGAACATTGCTTGAGATATTGAGACTATCCATCTCAAGTCGAATTTCAagctcgaatattttgaattgtgtCGAGCTCAAGCTTCTAGCTCCTCGACTCGGCTCGGCTTGATTGCACCCTTAATCAGCAATCCATCTATAGGCCTCAGGAATTGTTgtcaattatttttaatatgttaTGTCAGTGACATTCTTCatcaattatttttaatatgtcATGTCAGGTGCATTctttttgggatttttttttattctttccttTTGTTGTAAATTGTAATGCCCTCAATCTTCTTGGATGATTTAATATTCCATGCTTTTTCCTGAACTTCAATTGTCTTGGTTCAATACAAAATTCTCCCTTGGAAATCTTGCTATGCTTTTCAGAACCGTAGGGACCTTCTAGCAACCGACTGATAATCATGTTGGTTTGCTTTTGACTGTTCCCTGTGCTGGACGAGGGTTGAGTTCACTGCTGGGCAGTTCTCCACTTTTGGTAGCAATTAATTCGTTATGGATTAAATTCAGTTCAACCATGTCTTTAATGATGTCTTATTTATAAATGGCTCGGATAGGTCAAATTGGCTAATGAACAGGACTGCTGTAATTACCTTAGTTGATCAGGTTCTTTTCTACCCTATTCAAACTGTTTGGATTGAGTCACGCCAATGGTACTCTTTTAGGTTCTGGTTTAAAATTTGGATGTAGAAATCTGCTTCAATTTTTCATGTTAAGGCTGGTTTTTTTTTTGAGTTAGAGCCAAGTCAGGCTGCAAATTTTTGATACCTGTTAGCTGTACACTTGGACAGTGTTGTAACCAAAGGAAATACGATATCATAAGTGTTGGTATTTATACATGAGAAAATTGGCTCTTGGTGTGAAGAACAGCATGCAGCCCCCAATCAGCTGCTGCAATGTTTAACCCTTAAGCTTTCTAGCCTTTTAGCCCTTGTTTTAAAATACAATTAAGTGAAACTTTATGGACTTTCTATTTTAATGTTGTCTTTTGGTTTCATCTTAGGTGTTCTGCCAAAGTATTTCAACTCAGAATGGTCAGTGGCTCAGTTCCGCTTGCATGACGGTTTGCAATATCACGTTGCATTTGGACACCAAAAGAACACCATTGTGATTCTTGGGATGGACGGAAGGTATGTGATGTCAACTCCAATGATCTCTCCTGCTAAAATTTTACATTTGTTAAATGTTTGGTACAGAATTCtcaatttttgaaattttgtggTGTTCACTACTGAAAGCATTTGGGTATTtactgaaactaattaaccatacAAGCTTCATTTATCACCTCAAAAGGAATCTTTGCATGTAGGCAGTGATCATGTTTATGTAAGTTATTCGCACTGTGACTGTGTGATTCCTCGCTTGAGACATTTCTACTACTAGTATCACTGACATTCTGCCATGCAATAGTGGGGCTAGGAAACATTTAGGGCCTGTTTGGGTGGTTGGGCCCAAAATCTTATGGGATTCCTGCCCCAACCACCAAATATATTGGATTATAAACTGGCTAGGCCTATGTTTTTAACTATCTAAGGCTATCTTTTGACTGGGTTGGCTCGAATCCTAtagggagaaaaaaaattgatctgctgagatgattttttttcctAATGTAATTCGGGTCAATCCGCTCCAAAGGTGGCCCTGGCTAGTAGAAAACATAGGCCTATCCAGTTTATAATCCAATATTTTTGGTGGTTGCACCATAAATCCTATGGGATTTTGGGCCCAACCATCCAAACAAGCCCGTAATTTCTCAGTTCTTTAGGTATCATAATAGCCTAGGAGTAGGTtgtatgcattttttttttctaaagccAGTCTTTGTTCTAAACATAACCTAATGTTGTCATGAATATGCAGTTTCTATCGATGCCAATTTGATCCTGTGAATGGTGGAGAGATGACACAGCTGGAATGTTACAATTTCCTGAAACCAGAAGAAACTTTCTAGCATGAGGCATGTTTTATCGTCTGGCTGTGCTGCTGTTCATTATCATTGATAAACTTTACTTTTTCAGGCAATAATCTGTACATATCTTAGTGTTGACAGCTTCCAAATATTTCAGTCGCCTTATATCATAGCAACGGCTCATGTGAGTACCACATGATGAATCCATGTATATCCTATTTTCTGGATACACAAAAGCTTGCCATGCATTACTTATGCCTTATATTTCCCCCCCCCCTAAATCTCTCTATTGACATGATGTACAGTTGCTTAATTAAAGGTTCTCTGTTGATTAATTGTTTAGGCACTGGTTATACCattttcccattttttttttcttgtatgtgTTATGATTTGCTGATTGTCTGCCAGTCTGCCTCTTACATTCTCTGCTTGTGGATCCATGTTGTTCTGCCTGTGCCTGGGTATTTTACCATTCTAACTTTTCATCAACTACCCCCTTTTTATTTCTGAGTTGATTAGTTGGATTTGTGGTTAACTTTGGCTCAATAGGCCAGCCAGCTAGAAACCAAAGGTGGGAATGGCAATAATTTTACAGCGGATTGAAGAAGTGTCTTGTTTTCACTGAAATATTTTGTTGGCATAATAAATGCACCCTGCCGGTCTATCAGAATTTGCTGATGGTCAGACGCTTGATCCCCAGTTTTGAAATCAATTTGTTTGTCATGATAATGCCCTCTGCGAGGCTCTGTTAGCCATAGTGTTGGGAGCATGGATGCAGATGTAGATGCTACGGTCATACGTTTTATCCATCCATCTCCTATTGGCAATTTCACTCTGTGTCAGGGTCTCTGCCGAAAGTAATGGTGAATCTTCTTCCCCGGGTCGTTTCCTGAGTGGGTTGTATGTAGTTTGGGTTTCGTTTTGAATGTATTCCGGAGTACAGTGGTTTTCCTCTTCCCATCTATCTGCAATACATTCTTTAACATGCATGCTTCCCATCATGCATCGAGCAGCGTATCTAAAGTAGCATAAAATCCTTTCCAATCTCAAAATCCATTTATGACGGGCAGCCTGTTTGGTCTCTGGTGCAGTTAGTTTATTCTCTCAAATTTAGCTATGGAGGCACACCACTATTGTTTCTTCTCTGGTCCCAGAATGGGGAGGGACCCAGCAGCAAGTACCGCAATTTGTGTGTGGTGCCTGTGACACGCACGCGTTGGTGAGCCCAATCCTACCGCACTCCACCTGATGACAGCGCGTGACACGCGCTTAGCATCCATCCAAGAAAACCCGCTTGCTAGAGAAAAAAAAACTACCAAAGCGCAGGAAATCGATCGTTAACATTGATGCCGGACAAATGAGGCATTTAATGTTATTTAAATGCCCACCAACCCACCGCCCACCGTCCACTTGTATTGGAGTCATTTAAGCCAAGAGTACTATCTTAAATTAACAGTAGCTCATGATAATTTTCTCCCCCAACTTGTGttttataatttatccctttatcAAAGTTAAACCTCTTTCAAAACAAACGGCAAAACACACCATCCACATCTCAAGTTCAAACCATGCAACATAAACAGCTCCACAAAAGCCTACTACTTCACAATTAAGTGAAGGCAAGTTGAACATATTTCGATTTTCACACTACAGACGCATAGATGCAACAGATGCCACACAAAGGCACACCATTTTATTCTACTGAAATATTTTAAACCAGCCAAAACAGAGCATCAGAAGCCATCCACCTCGTTACAGAGGGATGCTGGCCGCGGTCTTCTTCCAGGCGGGCCGGGCGGAGATGTCCTGCCACCAGGCCAGCACGCGGGGGCGAGCGGTGACCAGATCCGCCTTGGGGGTCTGCAGGAGGTAGTGTGTGTAGGGCATGTGGTTGAGGTCCGCCAGCGTGAAGTGACCGCCCGCCAGGTACTTGTTCTTGGAGAGGCGGTCTTCGTACACGTCCAGCACCTTGCCCAGCTTCTCCGCCTGCTTCTCCACCACCGCCGGATCGGTGGTCCCCCCGAGCAACGGCTTGATCAAGAGCTCGAACACCAGATCCGCGATAGGCGGCCCGAACTGCTGCGACTCCACCTCCAGCCACACCTCCAACGCCGCCGTCTCCGCCGGTCCACCACCCGACCGGAGCAGGTCCGGTCCGGTCTCCTTGTACCTGCTCGCGATGTACCGGCTTATCGCTCGCGATTCTGGCCGTCCGATTGaaccaaaaagatcaaaaatcCAGGATAGGTGCATCAATTGCGCGATATCTAACATTTAAGAAAATATCTAAAGGGTGAAAAATTTACCAAATAGGACGAGATCTCCGTCCTCTAGCACAGGAATCTGGCCGAATGGCTGCATATAtggagataaataaataaataaataaataaataaacgttACCAAAATTGAAAACACCAAATTATAACATTCTCACAAGgtttttggattttctttttttttcctttttttttttttttttttttttttttttgtagaagtTTGGAGAGATGGAGAGAAGATACGTTGAGGGCGAGGAAGGAAGGTTGTTTGTGAGCGCCGGTGCGGAGGTCGACGGGGACGAGCTCGTAGTCCAACCCCTTCTCGTTCAGCGCCGCTACCACCCTCACCGTGTTCGTAGACATCGCCAACCCGTACACCTTCaaccccatctctctctcttctctctttctcccgtCTCCCTTCCTAGAGCACTATCTCCTCACAGAGCCAAACGGACTGCaatatagagagaaaaataaaaatatcatgttAGTGGGACAAGAGCAATGTTCGGACGGGCGCATATAAGTTTCTGTGCGCATTGGATCATTCGTCGTCCGTTCCAGTGGCCAAACACGTCTGAATAATCTCAGTCGCCATCTCGCTCACCCATAAAAATTTCTGTGAGAGCATTGGCAAGACGAAATGTTATTGGTTGGATCAGGCTCCGATGGACCACTAATAATTTATTAgttaaaaggagaagaaaaaaaaaaatagacataCCACCGCGCGTGTTGTTATTACcgttggaagaaaaaaaaaaaaatagcggtCCAGTGTTGATCCAACTAATAAGTTTTCGAGAAATATGACATTCCAAAGAGTAGATGAACAAAAATCATACGGACAGACAGAAAGTAATATAGGACGGCTTctgattttatcatatttttttcaatatttatttttaaaaaaataaaaatcaaaaaattttactaataaaattatcaattttataattaaaaaataatattttatttttttatttttaaaatatatttttttatcgatacataatatatgatcaaataatatatatcaaataaattagtcatcaaataaattaatatatatttttagataaattaataTGTGATTTGTAGAACATAAAATTCATTGGTATACACCATACAGCTATATGAGAGATACTTAGCAAATTAGTCATTTAACAGTTCAATACATATTTTGAAGTAAATCGatatatagttttcaaaatatcGTATTCTCAGTATATATTATATATCCAAATGATAATATTTATTGATTTCTTAATATACACTATAAGTTCCTTTATGAACATCTAGTAATAATTCAATA encodes the following:
- the LOC140853771 gene encoding glutathione S-transferase 3-like; this encodes MGLKVYGLAMSTNTVRVVAALNEKGLDYELVPVDLRTGAHKQPSFLALNPFGQIPVLEDGDLVLFESRAISRYIASRYKETGPDLLRSGGGPAETAALEVWLEVESQQFGPPIADLVFELLIKPLLGGTTDPAVVEKQAEKLGKVLDVYEDRLSKNKYLAGGHFTLADLNHMPYTHYLLQTPKADLVTARPRVLAWWQDISARPAWKKTAASIPL